The sequence AAGGCGATCGAGGCGCAGAAGGTTTCGTTCAAGGGTTGGGCTACGCCCGGGGCCAATGTATCGGCGGCGACCCTGGATGTGGCGCGTACGGTTTGCCGCCGCGCCGAACGTCACGTCTGCGGGCTGCCTGCTGGTGACGTGAAAAATCCGCACATTGTAATTTACCTGAATCGTCTCGCCGACTTGCTGTGGCTTTTCGCCCGCTGGGCCGAGCCTCGGTGAAGGTGGGAGAGATGGCAAACAGTAAGTGGCAAATGGCAGCTGACATTACCTGCCAACCACCAAAAATTTGCCTTTCGCGGTGGGGTGACCTAGCTTCGCCGCCATCGCGTATGAATTCCAAGCTGCTCCTGAAAACCGTGTTCATGATCGCCATCTTGTCGTTGTTGGTGCTCATGGGGATGAACAATCGTCAGACAGTGCGGCTCTCCTTGCCGCCGCTCGTGCCGAAAACCCAGCACCTTCCCGCAGCCCTCATGTACTTCGGATTTTTCGCGATCGGGGTGGTCACCGGAACCGTCCTGACAGCAGGCGGAAAAAAAGGCGGCAAGAGCAAATCCGATTAGGCGCCGCCCGTCGCGAGCTCAGCGTTCCACGGATTTGCGGTAGGCAATGATGCCATCGGCAATCGCGCGCGCCATTTGCTTGCGATAAGCAGGATCTGCAATTCGTTTCCCCTCCGACGGGTTCGAAAGGAAACCGCCCTCCACCAGCACCGAGGGCATGGTGGCATTTTGCAACACCTTGAACCGCGCCCTTTTCACACCGCGATCGGTCACCGAGAGGCGACGCACCATCGAGCCATGAACGTTGTATGCCAGTAGAATGTTCTGGTCGTTATTGCGATTTCCAGCCAGCCATCGCGTGTCGCCCTTCGCGCCCGAATTCGACGAATACGCGCCTGAGGGCGTGAGGCAATAGACTTCAACTCCCTTTACGGCGGGCGAAGCGGGGAATGCGTTGAAGTGCAGGCTGACAAACACATCCGCGCGGCGTTGCCTGGCAATTTCCGCGCGCGGACCGAGATCCAGAAATACGTCGGAATTGCGTGTCATGATGACTTCAAAACCCGCCTGTATCAGATACGTGCGCACCTCGCGCGCAAGCAGCAGCGTGTATTGTTTTTCGTAGCGCGAGCCGACACGAAAACCCGGATCCTTCCCTCCGTGGCCGGCATCGAGGCAAATCTTGCGAACGCGAACACCGGCAGGTTCCTTTGCAGGTGAAAGGAGCGGATTGAGCGTCTCGGAAATATCGAGTTGCGAAACGTATGCCTTGCCCTTCTGCACATGTACGGGAAAGGCCAGCAGCACGTTGACGCCATTGAACTTCATGGGACTGCGATCCTTCCGCGGATCAACGGAGAAGACGAGCCGCGTGGTGCCTTTGCTGAGTTCGACGGTGCGCTGCGCTGGATGGGAACGAACGGTGAAGCCGCGCTGTTTCGCCCACGCGTCCACAGAGACAAACCTGGGACTGACGGCCGCTCGTCGCGAGGCGGTGGCGGCGAAGGTGGGCGGTTCGAACACGACCATTGCCAGCAATGCAACGAGCAGGCTGGCAAAGATTCTCATGCTGGCGAATCTGCATTTGCATGAAAGTTATTTCAAGAGAATTGGCGTTTGTGATTGCGGGGTTTTGCCTCATCTCCTATTTATTTGGGCCATACGTATCAGAAGGAAGTTGACTATCTATGGACACTACTGCGGAACTGAAAATTGATGGCAAAGTCATTCAACTCCCGACGCTTAAAGGGACGGAGGATGAACGCGCCATTGATGTCTCCGCACTGCGCAGCGAAACCGGCTACATCACTCTCGACGACGGCTACGGCAACACAGGCTCTTGCAAGAGTGAGATCACTTTCATTGACGGTGAAAAGGGCATCCTGCGATACCGCGGAATTCCCATTGAGGAACTTGCAGAGAAATCGACGTTTATCGAGGTCGCGCATCTGCTGATCTTCGGCAATCTGCCAACGAGCAACGAGCTGCGGCGGTTCTCGGAATTGCTCACCGACAACGAATTGCTTCATGAAAACATGAAGCACCACTTCCAGGGCTTTCCTGCGACGGCACATCCGATGGCGATCCTGTCGTCGATGATCAATGCCGCGAGCTGTTTTTATCCCGAGTTGCTGCATTCGGATACGATGCGCAGCCATTTCGAAGTGGAGACGGCGCGGTTGCTGTCGCAGGTGCGGACGATTGCGGCATTTGCGTTCCGCCAATCGCGCGGGCTTCCGATCATCTACCCGAAACCCGAACTCAAGTACACGGCCAATTTCCTGCACATGATGTTCTCGCTTCCGAATCAGGATTATCACCTGAGTCCGGAGGTGGTGAAGGCATTGGATCTGATTTTCCTGCTGCATGCGGATCACGAGCAGAACTGCTCAACAGCCACCGTGCGCATGGTGGCTTCGAGCAAGGCGAACCTTTTTGCCAGCGCTGCCGCGGGAGTCTGCGCGCTTTGGGGACCGCTGCACGGCGGCGCGAACCAGGCTGTGCTCGAAATGCTCGAAGACATTCATCAGTCCGGCGATGACGGTTCCAAGTTCATCACGGCGGCCAAGGACAAGAACAGCGGCAAGCGTTTGATGGGTTTCGGTCACCGTGTTTACAAGAACTACGACCCGCGCGCCAAAATCATCAAGCAGGCGTGCGACGAAGTTCTCGCCAAGCTGAAGGTCAACGATCCGCTTCTCGACATCGCGAAGAAGCTGGAAGAGGCCGCGTTGCGGGAGCCGTATTTCGTCGAGCGCAAGCTGTATCCGAACGTTGATTTCTACAGCGGCATCATCATGCGCGCATTGGGAATCCCGCTTGAAATGTTCACCGTCATTTTCGCCATCGGCCGCATGCCGGGTTGGATTGCCAACTACAAGGAAGTGATGGAGGACAAGTCCGGGCGCATCTACCGCCCGCGGCAGGTGTACATGGGTCCGCCCCTGAATCACTACACATCCATCAAGGACCGCAAATAGGAACGGTGGCGCAGGCCATTGTTCAGACCGGGACGGCATGAAGCCGTCCCTGAATTTTTAGGTTATGAATATTCACGAATACCAGGCCAGACAACTGCTGAGCCAGTTCGGCGTCGCTTTTCCCCCCGGGGATGTCTGCGACAAGGCGGAGACGGCTCGCGCGATCGCCACAAAGTTGTTTGCCGAAGGCGCGAAAATGGTGGTGGTGAAATCACAGGTCCATTCCGGCGGCCGCGGCAAAGGCACGTTCAAGAACGGATTCAAAGGCGGCGTCAAACTTTGCAAGACGGCCGATGAAGTTTTCGAGATGGCGAGCGCCATGCTTGGCAATGTTCTCGTCACCAAGCAGACCGGCGCGGAAGGCCGCCTCGTCAGCAAGTTGCTCGTCGCCCACGCGCCTGACATTCAAAAGGAACTTTACCTCGCGGTGCTGCTCGACCGCGCCAATTCCCGCCCGCTGATCATGGTCAGCACCGAAGGCGGAATGGACATCGAAGAGGTCGCGGAAAAAACGCCCGAGAAAATCGTCAAGGAATACATCGATCCCGCAGTCGGCCTTTACGCCTACCAGGCGCGCAAACTGGCCACAGGGCTCGGCCTTACGGGCGACCTTATCCGACAGGCCGCGAAGTTGATTTCCGGCATCTTCAAAACCTGGTGGGAATGCGACGCGTCGCTCGTTGAAATTAATCCGCTGTGCATCTGCAAAGACAACAGCGGCAAGCCGGTCCTGTATGCGGTCGATGCCAAAATCGGATTCGATGACAACGCGCTGTATCGCCACGCGAACATTCAGGCCATGCGCGATTTGGGCGAGGAAGCGCCGCTTGAAATCGAAGCCAGCAAGTTCAGCCTGAATTACATCAAGCTCGACGGCAACATCGCGTGCCTTGTAAATGGCGCGGGCCTCGCCATGGCAACCATGGATATCATTCAGCATTTTGGCGGGATGCCGGCGAACTTCCTGGATGTGGGCGGCGGCGCGAGCAAGGAACAGGTTACGGCCGCGTTCAAGATCATCCTGCAGGACCCCAATGTGAAAGGCATCCTGGTGAACATCTTCGGCGGGATCATGGATTGCAACGTCATCGCAACAGGCATTGTTGCCGCGGTGAAGGAAACCGGATTGAAACTTCCCCTCGTGGTTCGTCTCGAGGGAAATAACGTGCAGGCGGGAAAGAAAACGCTTTCTGAATCCGGGCTTGAGTTGATTACAGGCGACACCATGGCTGACGCCGCAAAAAAGGTCGTCGGCGCAGTGAAGGCGGCGCGTTAGAGTTGGAAGGAATTTTGTTATGGCAATTCTCATTACCCCGCAGACGAAGGTGCTCGTCCAGGGAATCACGGGCAGCTTCGGCGCCCGGCACGCGCAACTGTCGCTGGCCTACGGCACGCAGATCGTTGCGGGCGTCACCCCTGGAAAAGGCGGCCAAAGTTTCGAAAACAAGGTGCCGATCTTCGACACGGTGTCACAGGCTGTGAAGCAGACCGGTGCGACGGCATCGGCCAT is a genomic window of Verrucomicrobiia bacterium containing:
- the sucC gene encoding ADP-forming succinate--CoA ligase subunit beta, which gives rise to MNIHEYQARQLLSQFGVAFPPGDVCDKAETARAIATKLFAEGAKMVVVKSQVHSGGRGKGTFKNGFKGGVKLCKTADEVFEMASAMLGNVLVTKQTGAEGRLVSKLLVAHAPDIQKELYLAVLLDRANSRPLIMVSTEGGMDIEEVAEKTPEKIVKEYIDPAVGLYAYQARKLATGLGLTGDLIRQAAKLISGIFKTWWECDASLVEINPLCICKDNSGKPVLYAVDAKIGFDDNALYRHANIQAMRDLGEEAPLEIEASKFSLNYIKLDGNIACLVNGAGLAMATMDIIQHFGGMPANFLDVGGGASKEQVTAAFKIILQDPNVKGILVNIFGGIMDCNVIATGIVAAVKETGLKLPLVVRLEGNNVQAGKKTLSESGLELITGDTMADAAKKVVGAVKAAR
- a CDS encoding citrate synthase, producing MDTTAELKIDGKVIQLPTLKGTEDERAIDVSALRSETGYITLDDGYGNTGSCKSEITFIDGEKGILRYRGIPIEELAEKSTFIEVAHLLIFGNLPTSNELRRFSELLTDNELLHENMKHHFQGFPATAHPMAILSSMINAASCFYPELLHSDTMRSHFEVETARLLSQVRTIAAFAFRQSRGLPIIYPKPELKYTANFLHMMFSLPNQDYHLSPEVVKALDLIFLLHADHEQNCSTATVRMVASSKANLFASAAAGVCALWGPLHGGANQAVLEMLEDIHQSGDDGSKFITAAKDKNSGKRLMGFGHRVYKNYDPRAKIIKQACDEVLAKLKVNDPLLDIAKKLEEAALREPYFVERKLYPNVDFYSGIIMRALGIPLEMFTVIFAIGRMPGWIANYKEVMEDKSGRIYRPRQVYMGPPLNHYTSIKDRK
- a CDS encoding N-acetylmuramoyl-L-alanine amidase, whose amino-acid sequence is MRIFASLLVALLAMVVFEPPTFAATASRRAAVSPRFVSVDAWAKQRGFTVRSHPAQRTVELSKGTTRLVFSVDPRKDRSPMKFNGVNVLLAFPVHVQKGKAYVSQLDISETLNPLLSPAKEPAGVRVRKICLDAGHGGKDPGFRVGSRYEKQYTLLLAREVRTYLIQAGFEVIMTRNSDVFLDLGPRAEIARQRRADVFVSLHFNAFPASPAVKGVEVYCLTPSGAYSSNSGAKGDTRWLAGNRNNDQNILLAYNVHGSMVRRLSVTDRGVKRARFKVLQNATMPSVLVEGGFLSNPSEGKRIADPAYRKQMARAIADGIIAYRKSVER